One Candidatus Omnitrophota bacterium genomic window carries:
- a CDS encoding glucodextranase DOMON-like domain-containing protein, which produces MARKPVFYLALASFFLLCSHAEAADRYGPFSGHSIKVDGSLADWVGVAPSSPNTGAISGGEFIWKDASGDDTGNGSYTYPKNAAFARAADLEEFRVTWDKKNVYFLVKTAMPGEWWAPYRVIAIDTDGAGGGGKGMQVIQQGYINAESADSGTFGELKVDDATAANYVIAIAGTYKGRIWDEKGNLIAKAAGESTDTRGFKIKDANACAIEIQVPQKIIGDPAGKIWRFIVACGLEDKERAREVYKVADEWHGGGGESTTAEDGVDPDFYDLAGLEKTTQETELSSYGSNKAPGDPSGFAEIKRSYLQVKFAPYPNAKNPK; this is translated from the coding sequence ATGGCACGGAAACCGGTTTTTTATCTGGCGTTGGCGTCTTTTTTCCTGCTCTGCTCTCACGCTGAGGCGGCAGACAGGTACGGGCCTTTTTCCGGCCATTCGATAAAAGTGGACGGTTCGCTGGCCGACTGGGTTGGTGTAGCCCCGTCCAGCCCTAATACCGGCGCGATAAGCGGCGGCGAGTTCATCTGGAAGGACGCTTCAGGCGACGATACCGGAAACGGCAGCTATACCTATCCAAAGAATGCCGCCTTCGCAAGAGCCGCCGACCTGGAGGAATTCAGGGTAACGTGGGACAAGAAGAATGTTTATTTCCTGGTCAAGACGGCCATGCCCGGAGAATGGTGGGCCCCTTACCGCGTCATAGCCATAGATACGGACGGCGCCGGCGGAGGAGGGAAAGGGATGCAGGTCATACAGCAGGGCTATATTAATGCCGAGTCCGCCGATTCCGGCACGTTCGGAGAGTTGAAGGTCGACGATGCGACCGCGGCGAATTATGTAATAGCCATAGCGGGCACATACAAGGGGCGCATCTGGGACGAGAAGGGCAACCTTATCGCAAAGGCCGCCGGTGAAAGCACGGATACCCGCGGTTTCAAGATAAAGGATGCCAATGCTTGCGCAATCGAGATCCAGGTGCCGCAGAAGATAATCGGGGATCCTGCCGGGAAGATATGGAGATTCATCGTGGCCTGCGGCCTCGAAGACAAGGAGCGCGCCAGGGAGGTCTATAAGGTTGCCGACGAATGGCATGGCGGCGGAGGGGAATCCACGACAGCCGAAGACGGCGTAGACCCGGATTTTTATGACCTGGCCGGCCTCGAAAAGACCACGCAGGAGACGGAGCTTTCGAGCTACGGCTCCAACAAGGCGCCGGGAGACCCCTCGGGTTTCGCGGAGATAAAAAGGTCTTATCTGCAGGTAAAGTTCGCGCCGTATCCGAACGCGAAGAACCCGAAATAA
- a CDS encoding LacI family DNA-binding transcriptional regulator yields MKKVTFKEISRIVGVSPMHVSRALAGHPYVKEELRREISKVAKKLNYSINPFGRGLSKNIQMKARMICVLTKYGNFFRTEYFVNLIDAISSNCRAKGYDVIMASLTDDESGNIKRLKNLVSYYKAGIIEGFVFIAPDLDAAEGFFLRAEKVNFVCAGSRIEAATKYVDVDNFRAGSEVGGYLIRLGHRRIAFVKGLEKRRDSRERQQGFLNALTASGIAPDEGLFISGDYSIPGGKKATAELFSRKKKPDAIFYANDLMAYGGLEFFKEKKIRVPREISIVGFDDLAASSRTEPPLTTVRQPYKEMGEAVMEAVSHPEFASRMITAKLIIRKSCDKPRRIG; encoded by the coding sequence ATGAAGAAAGTCACCTTTAAAGAGATCTCCAGGATAGTCGGCGTGTCCCCGATGCACGTGTCGAGGGCCCTCGCAGGGCACCCTTACGTAAAGGAGGAGCTGCGCCGCGAGATATCCAAGGTAGCCAAGAAGCTCAACTACAGCATCAATCCCTTCGGCCGCGGCCTGTCCAAGAATATCCAGATGAAGGCCCGGATGATATGCGTCCTGACCAAATACGGGAACTTCTTCCGGACCGAGTATTTCGTCAACCTGATAGACGCGATCAGCAGCAATTGCAGGGCGAAGGGATACGACGTGATAATGGCGAGCCTCACGGACGATGAAAGCGGAAACATAAAGAGGCTCAAGAACCTGGTCAGTTATTATAAGGCGGGCATAATAGAGGGGTTCGTCTTCATCGCGCCGGACCTCGACGCCGCGGAAGGCTTTTTCCTGCGCGCGGAAAAGGTCAATTTTGTCTGCGCCGGCAGCAGGATAGAAGCGGCTACGAAATATGTCGACGTCGATAATTTCAGGGCGGGCTCCGAGGTCGGCGGCTATCTTATCCGGCTGGGCCACAGGAGGATAGCTTTTGTGAAAGGCCTCGAGAAGAGGCGCGATAGCCGGGAGAGGCAGCAGGGTTTCTTGAATGCCCTGACGGCAAGCGGGATCGCGCCGGACGAAGGCCTATTCATTTCCGGCGATTACAGTATTCCCGGCGGGAAGAAGGCGACAGCGGAATTGTTTTCGCGCAAGAAGAAGCCGGACGCGATATTTTATGCTAACGACCTTATGGCCTACGGCGGCCTCGAATTTTTCAAGGAAAAAAAGATAAGGGTCCCTCGCGAGATCTCTATCGTGGGTTTTGACGACCTCGCTGCGTCGTCTCGGACCGAGCCCCCGCTTACGACCGTGAGGCAACCTTATAAGGAGATGGGAGAGGCGGTCATGGAGGCCGTATCCCACCCGGAATTCGCTTCAAGGATGATAACGGCGAAATTAATAATAAGGAAGAGCTGCGACAAGCCAAGGAGAATTGGATGA
- a CDS encoding glucodextranase DOMON-like domain-containing protein, with product MGKVAVLLAVGLVFSSVCFAEDAVTGHTIAVDKNIKDWTGVAPEQENSAAVSNGEYIWKDAAGDDTGNGKYTYPLDKALKKGADLKEFRVTFDKENLYILIKTDRPGDWWTGYKVIGIHKEGVEGGTQVLAQGDPDELNFDSGTFANLKAAPALSCQYVVAVSSTYKGRIYDEKGKMIARKEAQPDDTAGFKVDDFNWNAVEIAIPLSLIGGSPAGQTWKFIVAVGQQDNDIARKVLVEQSQYNGGGGAENGENPSAYDLAGADKATQEKDLGSYDPNASEGDLKGLATIEKSFLTVNFAK from the coding sequence ATGGGTAAAGTGGCGGTGCTGTTAGCGGTCGGATTGGTCTTTTCGTCTGTCTGTTTCGCCGAGGATGCGGTCACAGGGCATACTATCGCGGTCGACAAAAATATAAAGGACTGGACCGGCGTTGCTCCGGAGCAGGAGAACTCGGCAGCGGTAAGTAACGGCGAGTATATCTGGAAGGATGCCGCCGGCGACGATACGGGAAACGGGAAATACACTTATCCTTTGGATAAAGCGCTCAAGAAGGGCGCGGACCTGAAGGAGTTCAGGGTCACGTTCGACAAGGAGAACCTTTATATCCTGATCAAGACCGACAGGCCCGGAGACTGGTGGACCGGCTACAAGGTAATAGGGATACACAAGGAAGGCGTAGAGGGCGGCACGCAGGTCCTGGCCCAGGGCGATCCCGACGAATTAAATTTTGATTCGGGCACTTTCGCCAACCTGAAGGCCGCGCCGGCGTTATCCTGCCAGTATGTGGTGGCGGTCTCCTCGACTTACAAAGGCCGTATCTATGACGAGAAAGGCAAGATGATAGCGCGCAAAGAAGCGCAACCGGATGATACAGCCGGGTTCAAGGTTGACGATTTCAACTGGAACGCGGTAGAGATAGCGATCCCGTTAAGCCTCATCGGCGGAAGCCCGGCGGGCCAGACATGGAAGTTCATTGTGGCAGTCGGACAGCAGGATAACGATATTGCCCGTAAGGTACTTGTCGAACAGAGCCAGTATAACGGCGGCGGCGGGGCCGAGAACGGCGAAAATCCGAGCGCATATGACCTCGCAGGCGCCGATAAGGCTACGCAGGAGAAAGATCTCGGAAGTTATGATCCTAACGCGTCAGAGGGTGACCTGAAAGGGTTAGCGACGATCGAGAAGTCGTTCTTGACCGTTAATTTCGCGAAATAA
- a CDS encoding glucodextranase DOMON-like domain-containing protein: MKRVPYFLFYMFVAMSAIFFMDQRMAGAFSGHPVLVGGATNDWIGTAPSEPNSWTISGGEYIWKDGVGDDTGNGSYTYPLQKALKGGCDLREFRLTYDDKNLYLLIKCDRPGDFWPPLRIIGIHKEGMVGGMTVLAQGDANEPNFDKGVSANLKVAPELACQYVIAISSSAYKGRIWDAEGKLVARKEGEKNDTPGFKVEGVNWNHVEAAIPLELIGGSPAGQVWKVIIAIGQQDFDVARKIDVDASEWNGGGGAPNNSNPYIYDLAGADKETQEKELGSYNLNAPFGDPDGFAVIAKSFLKIDFSNEGPGKLSRRGENGTETGFLSGVGVFFPALLSR, from the coding sequence ATGAAAAGAGTCCCCTACTTTCTTTTTTATATGTTCGTAGCGATGAGCGCCATCTTTTTTATGGATCAACGGATGGCAGGCGCTTTTTCCGGCCATCCGGTCCTTGTCGGCGGCGCGACCAACGATTGGATCGGGACGGCGCCGTCCGAACCCAACAGCTGGACGATAAGCGGCGGGGAATATATATGGAAGGACGGCGTGGGCGATGATACCGGTAACGGCAGTTATACCTATCCTCTCCAGAAGGCCCTGAAAGGCGGATGCGACCTAAGGGAGTTCAGGCTTACCTACGACGACAAGAACCTCTACTTATTGATAAAATGCGACCGGCCCGGGGATTTCTGGCCCCCTTTAAGGATAATAGGGATACATAAAGAGGGAATGGTGGGCGGAATGACCGTCCTGGCGCAGGGCGATGCGAATGAACCGAATTTTGATAAAGGAGTTTCCGCCAACCTGAAGGTCGCGCCCGAGTTAGCCTGCCAATACGTGATCGCTATATCATCCTCCGCATATAAGGGCCGGATATGGGATGCCGAAGGAAAACTTGTTGCCCGGAAAGAGGGCGAAAAGAACGATACTCCCGGTTTTAAAGTGGAAGGCGTAAATTGGAATCATGTCGAAGCCGCGATACCGCTGGAGCTGATAGGCGGCAGTCCGGCGGGACAGGTGTGGAAGGTCATTATCGCCATAGGCCAGCAGGATTTTGATGTCGCGCGCAAGATAGACGTGGACGCGAGCGAATGGAACGGCGGCGGCGGCGCGCCGAACAATTCCAATCCGTATATCTATGACCTGGCCGGCGCCGATAAAGAGACGCAGGAGAAAGAATTGGGAAGCTATAACCTTAATGCGCCGTTCGGGGATCCCGACGGATTCGCCGTTATAGCGAAATCATTCCTGAAAATCGATTTCAGCAATGAGGGTCCCGGTAAATTATCAAGGAGGGGTGAAAATGGCACGGAAACCGGTTTTTTATCTGGCGTTGGCGTCTTTTTTCCTGCTCTGCTCTCACGCTGA